The proteins below come from a single Prolixibacter sp. NT017 genomic window:
- a CDS encoding HAD family hydrolase: MKRTILLLLGLALTVVSCTSPKADPLPSWNNTPEKTKIIDFVTNKVPEIPVKDRIAVFDMDGTLACEAPLWFEMYSAVQGLCLQADKDSSLLQNPIYRYAEKLRVNPKDTSVINHWGPSIQPMIMNAFKGWDNEKYVQFSKAYLDTAMNRDYHIPLAQMFYPPMLELISYLKANQFDVYVVSGSLQGLMWSVCPEELGFDRQHLIGTSQAMKPVFHPGKGTEFVLEPTIFQPSNNNNGKAINIYRHIGKAPVFAFGNTTGDWGMFRMASANPLPNISFMLNHDDAKREYEYSPWHGTPCPAWKDSMSTHGWNIVSMKEDFKVVFNQSNK, translated from the coding sequence ATGAAAAGGACGATTTTATTGCTGCTTGGTTTAGCTCTTACAGTTGTGAGCTGCACTTCGCCGAAAGCTGACCCACTGCCATCGTGGAACAACACACCCGAAAAGACCAAAATCATTGACTTCGTCACGAATAAAGTGCCGGAAATTCCGGTAAAGGATCGCATTGCCGTATTTGATATGGACGGAACACTGGCTTGTGAAGCACCGCTTTGGTTTGAGATGTACAGCGCTGTTCAGGGCTTGTGCCTACAGGCAGACAAAGACAGTTCGCTCCTGCAAAATCCGATATATCGTTATGCAGAAAAGCTGAGGGTGAATCCCAAAGACACTTCGGTCATCAATCATTGGGGACCATCAATCCAACCCATGATAATGAATGCTTTTAAAGGCTGGGATAACGAAAAATATGTGCAGTTCAGCAAAGCGTATCTCGATACGGCCATGAACCGCGATTATCACATCCCGCTGGCCCAAATGTTTTACCCTCCCATGCTCGAACTGATTTCATACCTGAAAGCGAACCAGTTTGATGTGTATGTCGTTTCCGGTTCGCTGCAGGGTTTGATGTGGAGCGTTTGTCCCGAAGAGCTGGGCTTTGACCGTCAACACCTGATCGGTACCAGCCAGGCGATGAAACCCGTCTTTCATCCCGGTAAGGGAACAGAGTTTGTACTGGAACCGACCATCTTCCAACCATCGAATAATAACAACGGCAAAGCGATAAACATCTATCGTCATATTGGGAAAGCCCCTGTTTTTGCTTTTGGAAATACCACCGGCGACTGGGGCATGTTCCGAATGGCGTCTGCCAATCCGTTGCCCAATATTTCGTTCATGTTGAATCACGACGATGCCAAACGGGAATATGAATATAGTCCCTGGCACGGAACACCTTGCCCAGCCTGGAAAGATTCAATGTCGACACACGGATGGAACATTGTTAGCATGAAAGAGGATTTCAAAGTGGTATTTAACCAATCAAATAAATAA
- a CDS encoding GlxA family transcriptional regulator, which yields MKKQENTPVKHIVILASPNTSLLDVTGPMEVFAKAKQYLPELTDQPPFVYQLHVVTNTPELQVTTSTGLPIVCESTLFDIRYPIDTLLIAGYTTGLQLLDQRIEADELPPHISDVSPGKETVQWLRTHWKNIRRIGSVCTGAFLLAEAGILDGREATTHWHRCQLMATMYPEVKVNPDPIFVKDGPVYTSAGISTGLDLALSLVEEDYGRDVALYVARMLVLYLKRPGNQSQFSVVLAQQEVDYNPIQTIIDWIPEHLNDSLSVEKLAEQASMSPRNFSRVFARKTGITPARYIEKVRVETARRRLEESNLTLDEISGECGLGSADTLRRLFLRHLKTSPSAYRRSFQTAVR from the coding sequence ATGAAGAAGCAAGAGAACACTCCCGTCAAACACATCGTTATCCTGGCGTCGCCCAACACGTCGCTGCTGGATGTAACCGGTCCGATGGAAGTCTTCGCGAAAGCGAAACAGTACCTGCCCGAATTGACCGACCAGCCGCCGTTTGTTTACCAGCTGCATGTGGTGACCAACACTCCCGAGCTGCAGGTGACCACCTCCACGGGATTGCCCATTGTGTGCGAAAGCACACTCTTCGATATCCGTTATCCCATCGACACGTTGCTGATTGCTGGCTATACTACCGGTTTGCAGCTACTCGACCAACGCATCGAAGCAGATGAACTGCCGCCGCACATCTCCGACGTTAGTCCCGGCAAAGAGACCGTACAATGGTTACGGACACACTGGAAAAATATCCGCCGCATTGGCTCGGTGTGTACCGGCGCTTTCCTGCTGGCCGAAGCCGGTATCCTGGATGGCCGGGAGGCTACCACTCATTGGCACCGCTGCCAGCTGATGGCGACCATGTACCCCGAAGTAAAGGTGAACCCTGATCCCATCTTTGTGAAAGACGGTCCGGTATATACATCGGCCGGGATTTCCACCGGACTGGACCTGGCCCTTTCGCTCGTGGAGGAGGATTATGGCCGTGACGTAGCGCTTTACGTGGCCCGTATGCTGGTGCTGTACCTCAAGCGCCCGGGCAACCAGTCGCAGTTTAGCGTGGTGCTGGCGCAACAGGAGGTCGATTACAATCCCATCCAAACCATCATTGACTGGATTCCGGAGCACCTGAATGATTCCCTTTCGGTAGAAAAACTGGCCGAACAGGCATCCATGAGTCCGCGAAATTTCTCCCGGGTCTTCGCCCGAAAAACCGGCATTACACCAGCACGTTACATCGAAAAGGTGCGCGTAGAAACAGCCCGGCGCCGGCTCGAAGAATCGAACCTGACGCTGGATGAAATTTCCGGAGAATGCGGACTGGGAAGTGCCGACACGCTTCGACGCCTGTTTCTGCGACATCTGAAAACCTCGCCCAGTGCCTACCGGCGAAGTTTCCAGACTGCTGTGCGATGA
- a CDS encoding GyrI-like domain-containing protein gives MKTKPSTKEEYIRRINKVVEYINNHLTEDMDLKKLAGVSNFSEFHFHRIFKAFQHETLSAYITRIRVETAARLLRYSDLPIETIAGNVGYEMPSSLSKSFKKFYGITPTEYRTNKNIFIMKKEIVNTELKLKAPKIIELEDKTAIYIRLTGAYNDLDFPGTFAKLWSFVKEQKLYSAGIEHIGVYYDDPKVTESSKLRSDVCLVIKKPVQPKGEIDVKVIPGGKYAVFSYQGPYSDLGAVYDTIFSEWLPADGCELRDLPVFEKYGNAPTRTEPGKLKTEIYVPIQ, from the coding sequence ATGAAAACAAAACCATCGACCAAAGAAGAATATATCCGGCGAATCAATAAGGTTGTCGAATATATCAATAACCATCTGACCGAAGACATGGATCTGAAGAAGCTGGCAGGGGTTTCCAACTTTTCTGAATTTCATTTCCACCGGATTTTTAAGGCGTTTCAGCACGAAACTCTGTCGGCATACATCACCCGGATTCGGGTAGAGACAGCAGCCCGCCTGCTGCGTTATTCCGATTTACCCATCGAGACCATCGCCGGCAATGTTGGGTATGAGATGCCTTCCTCCTTATCGAAATCGTTTAAAAAGTTTTATGGTATCACTCCGACCGAATACCGAACAAATAAAAATATATTCATTATGAAAAAAGAAATAGTAAACACTGAATTGAAGCTGAAAGCGCCTAAAATTATTGAACTTGAAGACAAAACCGCTATTTACATCCGGCTTACAGGGGCATATAACGACCTGGATTTCCCCGGAACCTTTGCAAAACTGTGGAGTTTTGTGAAGGAGCAGAAGTTGTATTCTGCGGGTATTGAGCATATTGGTGTTTATTACGACGACCCTAAAGTGACCGAAAGCAGCAAACTGCGCTCGGATGTTTGCCTGGTCATCAAAAAGCCCGTTCAGCCGAAAGGCGAAATCGATGTGAAAGTGATACCCGGCGGTAAGTATGCAGTGTTCTCCTATCAAGGGCCATATAGTGATTTGGGAGCGGTGTATGACACCATTTTTTCGGAATGGTTGCCGGCAGACGGATGCGAATTGCGGGATCTTCCGGTATTTGAAAAATATGGCAACGCCCCGACCCGAACGGAACCCGGGAAACTGAAAACAGAGATTTACGTCCCCATTCAATAG
- a CDS encoding DUF6261 family protein, which translates to MNQINHLSSSATVPEVADVANHVGIAIDNATLTDEYLNGENVKLKGNATLMVRGIGSERGKELKDELDAADTRRDALFSALMHFLRGYQRWNKNSTGESADVLYAIIKSHGANIPRLSIEKESAMLESILGAFQKEEATQAITSLNLTELVADLQSEQAHLQEVYQQSAELESEKPEVIAPSSIKRETQVILNDIIDYLNAMSKANAAVYSTLAATVAELVNTLNDKIKVRHSDTTIDQNN; encoded by the coding sequence ATGAATCAAATTAATCATTTATCTAGTTCGGCTACGGTCCCCGAAGTGGCAGACGTAGCCAATCATGTGGGCATTGCAATCGATAATGCTACGCTGACTGACGAATACCTGAACGGTGAAAATGTAAAATTGAAAGGAAATGCGACTCTCATGGTCCGCGGTATTGGCTCCGAACGAGGAAAAGAACTAAAAGATGAACTCGATGCCGCCGATACCCGCAGAGACGCATTGTTTTCGGCCTTGATGCATTTTCTTCGAGGATATCAACGATGGAACAAAAACTCAACGGGCGAGTCAGCTGATGTTCTCTACGCAATTATTAAATCGCACGGAGCGAACATTCCCCGATTGAGTATCGAAAAAGAAAGCGCTATGCTCGAATCAATTCTTGGCGCTTTCCAAAAGGAAGAAGCTACACAGGCTATTACATCGCTAAACTTAACCGAATTGGTTGCCGATTTACAAAGTGAGCAAGCACATCTCCAGGAGGTTTATCAACAATCGGCCGAACTGGAATCCGAAAAACCTGAGGTAATAGCCCCATCAAGTATCAAACGCGAAACGCAGGTTATACTGAACGATATCATCGACTACCTGAATGCGATGAGTAAAGCGAATGCGGCAGTTTACAGCACATTAGCTGCCACGGTAGCAGAGCTGGTTAATACCTTGAATGATAAGATCAAGGTTCGCCATTCAGATACAACAATCGACCAGAATAATTAA
- a CDS encoding cysteine hydrolase family protein has product MKTALLIIDIQNDYFDEGTMSLVGSVEASKNARLVLDKFREDSLPIIHIQHIATRPTATFFLPDTPGAEIHENVRPLENEKVIVKHYPNSFRETELLDYLWANDITDLVICGMMTHMCVDSTTRAAKDFGFNITLIGDACATRDQGINGQIVKADEVHNSFLAALNYFYATVKTTNQFLEENQSKHILRGKLWCSLC; this is encoded by the coding sequence ATGAAAACAGCATTGTTAATTATTGACATTCAGAACGACTATTTTGACGAAGGCACCATGTCGCTTGTCGGTTCGGTTGAAGCCAGTAAAAATGCCAGGCTGGTTCTTGACAAATTCAGGGAAGATAGTTTACCAATCATACATATTCAACATATAGCAACGAGACCGACAGCAACATTTTTTCTGCCCGATACACCAGGGGCTGAGATACATGAAAATGTACGGCCATTAGAAAATGAGAAAGTAATTGTCAAACATTATCCCAATAGCTTTAGAGAAACAGAGTTGCTTGATTATTTATGGGCCAATGATATTACCGATTTGGTGATTTGCGGTATGATGACGCATATGTGTGTTGACTCGACTACAAGAGCAGCAAAAGATTTCGGATTTAACATCACATTAATAGGTGATGCTTGTGCAACGAGGGACCAGGGGATCAACGGACAAATAGTGAAAGCAGATGAAGTTCATAACAGTTTCCTGGCAGCTCTCAACTATTTTTATGCGACCGTGAAAACAACAAATCAATTTCTGGAGGAGAATCAGTCAAAGCACATACTGCGCGGTAAACTGTGGTGCAGCTTGTGCTGA
- a CDS encoding ketopantoate reductase family protein gives MKIAVIGAGGVGGYFGGRLAQAGNEVTFLARGAHLEAMQANGLTVKSVLGDFHLDNVQATDDIGTIGKVDLIIVGLKAWQVKDMAAHLDHLIGENTIILPLQNGLLTYDELREAVGPEPVICGLCKIISKVEAPGVINHFAHTPEIVFGEADNTKTERVQQLQVVLEKAGIQATLAENIQKELWKKFIFICVSGLMAITNTNYGELRSIPETRKLMVDLLNEIVTLAREAGIPFGEDFVEKNVGFIDTLAPDSTTSLARDIWAGNSSELEYQNGTVVKLARQFNVDVPVNQFVYSCLVPAEIKARKG, from the coding sequence ATGAAGATTGCAGTAATAGGAGCAGGAGGAGTTGGAGGCTATTTCGGTGGAAGGCTGGCCCAGGCCGGTAATGAGGTAACCTTTCTGGCGCGTGGTGCACACCTCGAAGCGATGCAGGCCAATGGTCTGACCGTGAAAAGTGTGCTGGGCGATTTTCACTTAGACAATGTGCAGGCTACCGATGACATCGGGACAATCGGGAAAGTCGATCTGATTATTGTTGGCTTGAAAGCCTGGCAGGTGAAAGATATGGCGGCTCATCTGGATCACCTTATCGGCGAAAACACAATCATTCTGCCCTTACAAAACGGTTTGCTGACGTATGACGAATTGCGCGAAGCCGTCGGACCAGAACCGGTAATTTGTGGTTTGTGCAAAATCATTAGTAAGGTGGAAGCTCCCGGAGTTATCAACCACTTTGCTCATACCCCGGAAATTGTGTTTGGCGAAGCCGATAACACAAAAACCGAACGGGTGCAACAATTACAGGTCGTTCTGGAAAAGGCAGGTATTCAGGCGACCCTGGCCGAAAATATTCAGAAGGAGCTGTGGAAGAAGTTCATCTTTATTTGCGTGAGCGGCCTAATGGCCATCACCAATACCAATTACGGAGAGCTTCGTTCGATACCCGAAACGCGAAAACTCATGGTCGATTTGCTGAACGAGATCGTGACCCTGGCCCGTGAAGCGGGAATTCCTTTCGGTGAAGATTTCGTGGAAAAGAATGTTGGTTTTATCGACACACTAGCTCCCGATTCCACCACATCACTGGCACGAGACATCTGGGCCGGCAATTCCTCCGAACTGGAATATCAGAATGGCACAGTAGTCAAACTCGCCAGACAGTTCAATGTCGATGTACCGGTCAATCAGTTTGTCTATTCCTGTTTGGTTCCCGCCGAGATCAAAGCACGAAAGGGATAA
- the gap gene encoding type I glyceraldehyde-3-phosphate dehydrogenase: MIRVAINGFGRIGRLAFRKMQNHPELEVVAVNDLSAPSMLAYLLKYDSTQGTFDADVKSGDDILVVNGKSITVLAERNPEALPWKEMNIDLVLECTGFFASPEKASAHLKAGARKVIISAPAGPDLKTIVFNVNHDILEPSDNLISCASCTTNCLAPMADVLNKNFGIVAGQMSTIHAYTNSQPLMDTPDPKINYRKSRAAANNIVPYTTGAAKAIGLVIPELKGKLDGSSQRVPVAAGSVVELYTVLEKQVTVDEINQTMQNAANESYGYTEDPVVSGDIVGISYGSLFDATQTKVVTTGNQQLVKTVSWYDNEMSFVSQMVRTAAYFAAL; this comes from the coding sequence ATGATTAGAGTTGCTATCAATGGATTTGGTCGGATCGGGAGATTGGCCTTCCGCAAGATGCAGAACCACCCGGAACTGGAAGTGGTGGCGGTAAACGATCTCAGCGCACCGTCGATGCTGGCTTACCTGTTAAAATACGATTCTACACAAGGCACTTTTGATGCCGATGTCAAATCAGGTGACGATATCCTGGTGGTCAATGGGAAAAGCATAACGGTGTTGGCCGAACGCAATCCGGAAGCATTGCCCTGGAAGGAAATGAACATCGACCTGGTTCTCGAGTGTACCGGATTTTTTGCTTCGCCGGAAAAGGCTTCAGCACATCTGAAAGCCGGCGCCAGGAAGGTCATTATTTCGGCACCGGCCGGACCCGATTTGAAAACCATTGTCTTTAATGTGAACCACGATATTCTGGAGCCGTCCGATAATCTCATCAGTTGTGCATCGTGCACGACGAACTGCCTGGCACCAATGGCCGATGTGCTGAACAAGAACTTCGGCATTGTAGCCGGACAGATGAGTACGATTCATGCATACACCAACTCACAACCGTTGATGGACACGCCCGACCCGAAAATCAATTACCGGAAGTCGCGTGCGGCGGCTAACAACATTGTGCCGTATACTACCGGTGCAGCCAAAGCCATCGGGTTGGTGATTCCGGAGCTGAAAGGCAAACTGGACGGTTCGTCACAGCGAGTTCCGGTAGCGGCCGGTTCGGTGGTTGAGCTCTATACGGTGCTGGAAAAACAGGTAACGGTAGATGAGATTAATCAGACCATGCAAAACGCAGCCAACGAATCGTATGGTTATACTGAAGACCCGGTAGTATCGGGCGATATTGTTGGTATTTCATACGGTTCATTGTTTGATGCTACGCAGACTAAAGTGGTGACCACCGGAAACCAACAGCTGGTGAAAACCGTTTCGTGGTACGACAACGAAATGTCGTTTGTATCGCAGATGGTGCGCACGGCAGCCTACTTTGCTGCATTGTAA
- a CDS encoding MFS transporter, whose translation MKMIQEKYKGFATMLAYAIAPLSGIAVDLYSPSLPAMARDLHVSVLNMQASVSIYLVFYGISQLFVGILLDSFGRHRLNLISLLVFSLSSFAIALIPDIHVIYILRAIQGVSIGIVLVAKRAFLVDMFNGEKLKHALSVLTIVWSIGPITAPFIGGYLQSSFGWRYNFYFLGAASMAGFILDWIFSGETLHTPAKFHFRQIAANYSKMLGTFDFILSISLSGLAYGVAMIFTLTSPFLIEHTFHYNSVTVGYSLLVVGLGWLSGNLLGKALIKTDLNKKLFIANIVQFTTLALMILFFRIAPNLYTLIGFTFFIVMASAFIFNNSFTYSLSRFPKMAGIAGGLVGGFTYILLSGITYLLLLFIPVTELMSLAWYDLILVGGISVVFISFARYKRKQVALKSASCPG comes from the coding sequence ATGAAAATGATTCAGGAAAAATATAAAGGCTTTGCCACCATGTTGGCATATGCCATTGCACCGTTATCGGGAATCGCGGTTGATTTGTATTCCCCGTCATTGCCGGCCATGGCCCGCGATTTACATGTTAGTGTATTAAACATGCAGGCTTCAGTGAGCATCTACCTGGTGTTTTATGGCATCAGCCAGCTCTTTGTCGGTATTTTGCTCGACAGCTTTGGCCGGCACCGGCTCAATCTGATTTCATTGCTGGTATTTTCACTCTCCAGCTTTGCCATTGCACTTATCCCCGATATACACGTCATCTATATTCTCCGGGCGATTCAGGGGGTGAGCATTGGCATTGTGTTGGTCGCCAAACGAGCGTTCCTGGTGGATATGTTCAACGGCGAGAAGTTGAAACATGCCCTCAGTGTACTGACCATCGTGTGGTCCATCGGCCCGATTACAGCGCCATTTATTGGGGGTTACCTGCAAAGCAGCTTCGGATGGCGGTATAACTTTTATTTCCTGGGAGCAGCTTCCATGGCAGGTTTTATTCTCGACTGGATTTTCAGCGGAGAAACCCTGCACACGCCGGCCAAATTTCATTTCCGGCAAATCGCCGCGAACTATTCAAAGATGCTGGGAACATTCGATTTTATTCTGAGTATAAGCTTATCTGGTCTCGCTTACGGAGTCGCGATGATATTCACCCTCACTAGTCCGTTCCTGATTGAGCATACGTTTCACTACAATTCGGTCACGGTTGGTTATTCGCTGCTGGTTGTCGGACTGGGATGGCTCAGCGGAAATTTACTGGGAAAAGCACTCATTAAAACCGATTTAAACAAAAAGCTATTCATCGCCAACATCGTCCAGTTTACCACGCTGGCCCTGATGATACTGTTCTTCCGGATAGCGCCCAACCTGTATACGCTTATCGGGTTTACCTTTTTCATCGTGATGGCGTCGGCTTTCATCTTCAATAACTCATTCACCTACAGTTTGAGCCGATTCCCCAAAATGGCAGGGATAGCTGGTGGTTTGGTCGGCGGGTTTACCTATATTCTCCTGTCGGGAATCACTTACCTGTTGCTACTCTTTATTCCCGTGACGGAATTGATGAGCCTTGCCTGGTACGACCTCATCTTAGTCGGCGGTATCAGCGTCGTATTTATTTCATTTGCCCGATACAAGCGGAAACAGGTGGCCCTGAAAAGTGCTTCCTGCCCGGGATAA